Proteins encoded in a region of the Megalops cyprinoides isolate fMegCyp1 chromosome 3, fMegCyp1.pri, whole genome shotgun sequence genome:
- the LOC118775661 gene encoding cysteinyl leukotriene receptor 1-like: MEPGNASLNPALDNVTDCPSIDEFRNQVYSTVYSIVTVFGLVGNGFALCVLIRTARQRSSFHIYMLNLAVSDLLCVSTLPLRVIYYVKKGQWDYGDFLCRITSYALYVNLYCSIFFMMAMSLSRFLAIVFPVQNLKLLSERKACAACICIWVFICSTSSPFLMTGAYVDPLTNKTKCFEPPERKGILRKLMTLNYFSLVVGFIIPFLVILVCYAGIIHTLLMGSSAMRKQKGTRTKAIRMIAVVMIAFLVSFMPYHIQRSVHLHFMSRQDVSCDDVIYMQKSVVITLCLAASNSCFDPMLYFFSGENFRRSISSFSRNSINHRATLRNLQVPLNAPQALHNKDNLQGCNGSHSNKP, encoded by the coding sequence ATGGAGCCTGGAAACGCCTCTCTCAACCCTGCCTTGGACAACGTCACAGACTGCCCCTCCATTGACGAGTTCCGCAACCAGGTGTACTCCACCGTCTATTCCATCGTCACCGTATTTGGCTTAGTGGGCAATGGCTTCGCACTCTGCGTCCTGATCCGGACAGCGCGCCAGCGATCATCCTTCCACATTTACATGCTGAACCTGGCGGTGTCGGACCTGCTGTGCGTCAGTACACTGCCGCTACGCGTCATCTACTATGTAAAAAAGGGCCAGTGGGATTACGGCGACTTCCTATGCCGCATCACCTCCTACGCACTATACGTCAACCTCTACTGCAGCATCTTCTTCATGATGGCCATGAGTCTCTCCCGCTTCCTGGCCATCGTTTTCCCGGTGCAAAACCTCAAACTGCTGAGTGAACGCAAGGCGTGTGCTGCCTGCATCTGCATATGGGTGTTCATCTGCTCCACCAGCTCGCCCTTCCTCATGACAGGTGCCTACGTGGACCCCCTCACTAACAAGACAAAATGCTTTGAGCCACCTGAGAGGAAGGGCATACTGCGAAAGCTCATGACGCTCAACTACTTCTCGCTGGTGGTGGGCTTCATCATCCCGTTCCTGGTCATCTTGGTGTGCTATGCAGGAATCATACACACCCTGCTGATGGGCTCCAGTGCCATGAGGAAACAGAAGGGCACCCGCACCAAGGCCATCCGCATGATAGCCGTCGTCATGATTGCATTCCTGGTCAGTTTCATGCCCTACCACATCCAGCGCTCCGTCCACTTGCACTTCATGAGCCGCCAGGACGTCTCCTGCGACGATGTCATCTACATGCAGAAGTCTGTGGTTATCACGCTTTGCCTGGCCGCCTCCAACTCCTGCTTTGACCCCATGCTTTATTTCTTCTCTGGGGAGAACTTCCGACGTAGCATATCCTCTTTCAGCAGAAACTCAATTAACCACAGGGCTACCCTGCGCAACCTGCAGGTGCCTTTGAATGCCCCGCAGGCTCTCCACAATAAGGACAATTTACAGGGCTGTAATGGCTCCCACTCCAACAAGCCATGA